One genomic region from Jilunia laotingensis encodes:
- a CDS encoding site-specific integrase, with product MRTTFKLLFFVKRNAAKKNGNAPIIARITIDQIVSQFNTQMEINPANWSVSAGKAAGRSAEAISINTMLDSIRSTVYQHYHALLEQDGYVTSERVKNAFLGKIERGKTLIEFFEMHNEQYLQKVKMNTADKTYSRYELTKKRLIEFMKFKYSVSDMLIKEINVVFIDNFLLYIKNHHECTHNTAMKFVQRFRTVVNFAKNTGLVTADPFGNYKVRFEQTDRDYLTMEEITTIYNKKFASKRLEQVRDLFIFSCYTALSYIDVCELTKDNIRILFDGNLWIMTKRHKTNVTSNVRLLEIPKAILEKYKDKLPNGMILPIISNQKVNDYLKEIASICGINKNLTFHVARHSCATSVLISNGVPIETVSKILGHTNIRTTQIYARITDVKVSNDMELLAQKLNSN from the coding sequence ATGAGAACAACTTTCAAACTATTATTTTTCGTAAAACGAAACGCAGCAAAGAAGAACGGCAATGCACCAATCATCGCACGTATCACCATTGATCAAATTGTGTCGCAGTTCAACACCCAAATGGAGATAAATCCCGCTAATTGGAGCGTCAGCGCAGGAAAGGCAGCAGGGAGAAGCGCCGAAGCAATAAGTATCAACACCATGTTAGATAGCATCCGCAGCACCGTATATCAACATTATCATGCTTTGTTGGAACAAGACGGTTATGTGACCTCTGAACGGGTAAAAAACGCCTTTTTAGGTAAGATTGAACGGGGTAAAACCTTAATAGAGTTCTTTGAAATGCACAATGAACAATACTTGCAGAAGGTAAAGATGAATACAGCAGATAAAACTTATTCCCGTTACGAACTGACAAAGAAACGTCTTATCGAGTTTATGAAGTTCAAGTATTCAGTTTCGGATATGCTTATCAAAGAAATAAACGTGGTGTTCATTGATAACTTCCTGCTGTATATTAAGAACCATCACGAATGTACCCACAACACAGCGATGAAGTTTGTACAACGCTTTAGAACCGTTGTGAACTTTGCCAAGAATACAGGGTTGGTTACTGCTGATCCTTTCGGGAATTATAAGGTAAGGTTTGAGCAGACGGACAGGGATTATCTTACAATGGAAGAGATAACCACCATCTATAATAAGAAATTTGCATCTAAAAGACTGGAACAGGTACGGGATTTATTCATTTTCAGTTGCTACACGGCACTTTCGTACATTGATGTATGTGAGCTTACCAAAGATAATATTCGTATCTTATTCGATGGCAATTTGTGGATAATGACCAAACGACACAAAACGAATGTAACTTCCAATGTCCGGTTACTCGAAATTCCGAAAGCTATCCTTGAAAAGTACAAAGACAAGTTGCCAAACGGGATGATTTTACCGATTATAAGCAATCAAAAAGTAAACGATTATTTGAAAGAAATTGCTTCCATTTGCGGTATAAATAAGAACCTGACCTTTCATGTCGCACGTCATTCTTGTGCGACTTCGGTGCTGATAAGCAATGGTGTACCTATCGAAACTGTTTCCAAAATCTTAGGTCATACCAATATCAGAACCACTCAAATATATGCGAGGATCACCGATGTAAAGGTTAGCAATGATATGGAACTATTAGCGCAGAAGCTTAATTCCAATTAA